In Streptomyces pluripotens, the genomic window TGGAGTTGCACCGGTTTCGAGAGCAAGGTGCAGCTGACCACGCAGTACCCGATCTGCCCGAAGGGCAGCAAGGTGGTGCGCTCGTTCGCCTACCAGAGCTGCTGGGACGGCCAGAACACCGACAGCGCCAACCACCGTACGCACGTGGCGTTCATGGACGCCGACGGCAACTGTCCGAGCGGGTTCAAGGCGATCCCGCAGCTGACCATGCGCCTGGTGTACGACGTACCGCAGCCGACGATCCAGAACGGCGTGGTGAAGAACGCCTTCGCAGTGGACGGCTTCCCGGAACAGCTCCACAAACCGGCCACCGACCACGACGATTTCATCAGCATCACGAAGGGTGGCCTGGCGAACAAGATCGCCTGGTGCATCAACCACGGATGTCGCTGCGCCTGACCCGCTGCAGCCGACCCGCCGCCTCCGGTCCACTGGGGCGGTCCGCATGACACAAGCCGGTGGCGCCCCCTTCGCCGCCGGCTTGTGTCATGCCTAGATCACATGCCAAATCAGGTGCATGACGAACACCACCGTGGCAAGGTGACCTGGTGACCGACGACTGGGAAGACCGCGTGGCAGCTGCCTGGGCCACCTTCGACGGCTATCCGGAAGAGCGCGCGCACGAATTCCGTGCGCTGATCGACACGCTCGTCGCCGAATTGCCGGACGACAGCCCGCTGAGGCCCTTCGAGCAGGCCTGTGCCTGGGACTCGACCGGGCACTCGGACAGGGCCGTGCCGCTGTACCGGGAGGCGCTCGCACGAGGACTCGACGGCTACCGGGGGCGCAGGACCAGAATCCAACTGTCCAGTTCACTGCGGAACATCGGCCGGGCGGAGGAGGGCGTCGAACTGCTCACTCCGGAACTCGAAGGCCCATCCGATGAGTTGGACGATGCGGTACGGGCCTGCCTCGCGCTGTGCTTGTCGAGCCTCGGCCGCGACCGTGAGGGGCTGTCCCTCGTCCTCGGCGCCCTCGCCCCCCATCTGCCGCGGTACCAGCGGTCGATGGCCAACTACGCACGTCTCCTGGTCGACCCGGAGGAGTGAACCACTCATCCGGTGGTGACCAACCATCGACTCGCTCGTTCTCCCGGACGTGCAGTCACAGGATGTAGCCCAGCACCATGCGCCCGCCCCCGCCGAATCCGGTTCGGTCGATGTCGAGCAGGCCGAGGTCGCCCTCGCCGAGCACTACCCGCGCCTGGTCCGCATCGCCTACCTGGTGCTGTCTCCAGACCTCGGCCGCAGCCGCCGGGTGCTGACCGCACACGCGCTCGCCCAGCGCGCGCTGCCCCGCGGACGCAAGCGGCCGGACGCGATCCCGGCCCAGTCCGCGGGCCGGGTGAGCGACCCCGGGTACGCCTACCTCCGCGAGCGCGTCCTGCGAACGGCCCTGCGGGCGGCCCGTCCCCGCACCGGTCTGCCCCGCCTCGCCCAGCTACCACCGCTGCTGCCCCAGGTGTGGGGTCTGCGGCTGTTCCCGCGCTCGGGCGGCGCCGACGCACTCGCCCTGGATCAACGCCTGTCCGCACTCTCCGGGCCGGCCAGGGCCGCCTGTGTGCTGCGCGGCCTGGAGAAGCTGTCCGACGCGGAGATCCACAAGGTACTCAAGGCCGCCGGAGTCGACGACCCGGGCGGGGCGCTGGCCAGGGCGGACGGCATGCCGGCCCAACCCGCGCTGCTCTCCTCCGCCGAGTTCGACCCGTGCTCGCTACAGGCCCGACCCACCGACCTGATGCGCCGCCGGCAGCACACCAAGGCCGCGCTCGCCGCCGCCGCGGCGCTCGCGGTGTGCGGAACGCTGGTCGCCCTGCCGGGCGGCGGCTGGGGCCCGGACGGGGCCGCCGCGCCGGTCTACGCCGAGAACCCGGCCGCCGAGGCCGCCCTCGACCCGGCCAAGCTGACCCGCATCTCCCCCGCTGCCTGGAAGTCCTCAGCGCGCACTGACTTCTCGGTCTGGCCCGCACGCGGCCCACTCACCGGTGACAAGGCCCTGCTGCGCCGCGCCCTCGCGGTGTGGGCCCGGCCCGGGGAGAAGGTCCGTGTCTCGGCGACACCCGGCACCCAGACCGGCGGCCCCGCCGGGCCGCCCCAACTGCTCTACGCGGGCGCAGTCGACAACGCCCGGGTGGTGATCCTGTACGACGGACTGCGCATCGCCCGCTATGCCGAACCGAAGGACGGCACCCAGGGCGCGGCCCTCGACTTCGCCCGCGCCGACGGGGCGTCCCGTGCCGAGGCGAGCGCACTGGTGCTGGGACGGTCCGACGGCAACGTCAGCTATCTGATCGCCCCTTGGGTGAAGAAGGCAGCGTCGCGGGACCTGATGAAGCCGGAATCCACCGCGACGCCCCTGAACGTCAGCGACGGCGTCACCGCCCCACTGGCCAGTCCCGCCCTGCGGCCCGGCAGTTGCACGTCGTGGACGGTGCTCCAACTGACCGACACCTTTGGCACCCGGCTCTCCACCGACCTCGGCGAACTGGTCCCAGCCCAGCTCACGGAGGGCCGCCCCGGATCGACCGGTGCAGTGTCCGGTGCCGAGGGGCTGCGCGCCTGGGCACCGTTCGCCTGTTCCCTGGCGGCCGAGCGCTCGGCGGGCATCCGGAGCGTGAACGCCTGGGCCTACGCCGAACAGCCACTGCCCGACGGCAGCGGGGCGGGCGACTGGGTGTGCACCCGAGCCGAGACCTGGCGCGGCGCCGGCACGGCCGTGCTGGCCCAGTTCCACCCGCCCGGCAAGCCGGTCGGCGCGGTCGTGGCCAAGGGCACCGACGTGCCGGCGTGCGGGCCGCACGGCCCCCACGTGCTGGCCGGGGTGTTGTGGAAGTCCGGCGCCGGAACCTGGTACCTGTTGGCGGCCGGCGGCCGGGACACCGGTTCGATCACCACGACCGGCGGGGTGCGCGCGAGCTCGCAGGGCAACCTACTGGCCGTACGGGCGAAGCAGGGTGTGCAGGCGAGCTTGCAGGGGACGCTGAAGGACGGCCAGGCGATCGACGGGCTGCACTGAGCTCCCCACCGGGCCTGCGACACGGCCGCTCGCGCCCGGCGGGCGCCGGGGTGCCGTCGGCGACACCCGCGAGGACACTCCGGGGCGCGGCGCACCGACGTGTGAGTCCACCCGTGCGCGTCCGTACAGGTCGCCGCACAAGTCGCCGTACGAGGGTTCCCCTGGGACTTACTCCTCAGTACATTGACGGTATGTCTAACAAGCAGCTCCGGCCGCCCCGGCCGGTGGAGTCCGAGCGCATCCCGCTCAAGGCCCGCAACGTGTCCTTCTCGTGGGAGGACACGCCGCTGCACTGGGTGCCCGGAGATCCGTTCACCACGCACACCATCAACGTGCTGCACCTGCTGCTGCCCGCCGGTGAGCGGTGGTTCGTGCACGTGTACAAGCAGGCGTTGCCGCTGATCCGGGACGATCGGCTCCGCGAGGACGTCATCGGCTTCATCGGGCAGGAGGCCATGCACTCCCGAGCCCACGACGAGGTGCTGCCGCATCTGAGGGCGCTGGGGCTCGACCCGACTCCCTACACCGCCCAGGTCGACTGGTTCTTCGAGAAACTGCTCGGCGACCGCACACTGCCGCCGGGCCGGGCCCGCCGCTGGTGGCTGCTGGAGCGGGTGGCCCTCATCGCGGCCATCGAGCACTACACCGCCTTCCTGGGCGACTGGGTACTCAACGCCGCCGAGCTGGACCGGCGCGGCGCCGACCCCACCATGCTGGACCTGCTGCGCTGGCACGGTGCCGAGGAGGTCGAGCACCGTTCGGTTGCCTTCGACCTGTTCACGCACGTCGACGGCAGTTACCGGCGCCGGGCGCGCACCTGGGCGACCGCCTTCACCGCGCTGGTGTTCCTGTGGCAGCGCGGAGCCCGCTTCTTCATGGAGAACGACCCGACCCTGGTGGACGGCAAGGCCTCCTTCCGGGACTTCCGTCGGAGCGGCCGCCGGGGCACGCTACCCACCACCGGTGCCATGGTGAGCTCCATCCCGCGCTATCTCAGCCGCACCTATCACCCCTCCCAGGAGTGCTCCAGCGCCCAGGCCGTGGCCTACCTGGCGTCCTCCCCCGCCGCGTTGGCCGCGGAAAGGGCGGTGTCGTGATGCCGAAGCCGCACACCATCGCGCTCGTCGCGGGCGCCGCCCTGCTGACCCGGCGAGCCCTGCGCCGCCGCGTCCAGGCCTCCCCGCTGTGGCCACTGCCCGCCCTGGACCCGCCCGTCTCCGGCCGGCCGCGCTCGCAGATGCTCCGCCTGCTGCTCGCCGGGCACGAGACGGTCGCCGACGGTGTCGTACAACTGCGCCTGGAAGGGCGGGAGTTGCCGCGCTGGGAGCCGGGCGCACACTTGGACCTGGTGCTTCCGTCCGGGCTCGTGCGGCAGTACTCGCTGTGCGGGGACCCGACGGACGCCTCCTCCTACACGATCGCCGCACGGCTGGTCGAGAACGGGCGCGGCGGCTCCCGCGAGGTGCACGAGCAGCTCGCCGAAGGCATGGAACTGGAGGTGCGCGGGCCCCGGAACCGCTTCCCGCTCGTCGAGGCACCCTCGTATGTCTTCATCGCCGGAGGCATCGGCATCACCCCGGTCCTCCCCATGCTGCGGGCGCTCCCGGACGGCACCGACTGGCGACTGCTGTACGGGGGGCGGACGCGGGCCTCGATGCCGTTCCTGCAAGAGGTGCGGGAACTCGCCGGCGACCGCCTGACGGTCGCCGCCGAGGACGAGGACGGCCGTCCTGATCTCGCTGCTGTGTTCGCCGGCACCGCGGAAGGAACCGCGGTGTACTGCTGCGGCCCCGAGGGTCTGATGGAAGCGGTCGAGGCCCGGCTGCCCGCGGGGGCCACCCTGCACCTGGAGCGGTTCGCGCCGCGTGCGTCCGCGGACGGAAACCGTGAGTTCGAACTCGAACTCCGGCGCAGCGGAAGGACCTTGGCGGTCCCCGCAGACTCCACCGTGCTGGCCGCCGTGCGCCGTGAACTGCCCGGCACCGCCTACTCCTGCGAGCAGGGCTTCTGCGGCACCTGCCAGCAGCGGGTACTGGAGGGAGAGGTGGACCACCGGGACGAGCTGCTGACGGACGCGGAGCGTGCCGACTCGATGCTGATCTGTGTATCACGAGCCAGAAGTGAGCGTCTCGTGCTGGATCTGTGACGGAACCATGTGAACACCACGTCGGATCCGGAAGGTTCGCGGCCGGATCCGATCGGTAAGGTGTGGGCATGGGTACCGGGGTTCGCCGCAGGATGGGCGTCGAGGAGCGGCGGCAGCAGCTGATCGGCGTCGCCCTCGAACTGTTCAGCCGACGTTCGCCCGACGAGGTCTCCATCGACGAGATAGCGTCGGCCGCGGGCATCTCGCGCCCGCTCGTCTACCACTACTTCCCCGGCAAACTCAGTCTGTACGAGGCTGCGTTGAAGCGTGCCTCGGAGGACCTCGCGGGCCGCTTCGCCGAGCCGCACGAGGGCTCGCTGGGCGCCCGGCTGCTGCGCGTGATGCGCCGCTTCTTCGACTTCGTGGACGAGCACGGTCCCGGTTTCTCGGCCCTCATGCGCGGCGGCCCGGCCGTCGGCTCCTCCACCACCAACGCGCTCATCGACGCCGTGCGCCAGGCCGCGTACGACCAGATCCTGTCGCACCTGGGAGTGACGGAGGCATCCGCGCGCCTGGAACTGGTCGTGCGCTCGTGGATCTCGCTCGCCGAGTCCACGGCGCTGATCTGGCTTGACGGGCGCCGCGTCCCGCGTGCCGAACTGGAGCTCCAGCTGGTGCACGACTTCGCCGCGCTGACCGCCGTCAGCGCGGCCTACGACGCCGACATGGCAGCGCTGCTGCACACCATGGTCAAGGACGAGCCGGCCGACGGCCCCTTCGCGGAGTTGGTCGGCCGGCTCATCTCCCTGGCGTCCTGACGCACTAGCGGTCGAACTTCCGGTACGACGCGTCGAGGTCGCGGACCTCGGCGGAGGCGTGCAGGGTGAAGTCCTCCTGCGCCACATGGGTGCGGAGCAGTTCGAGCGCCGTCTCCGTCAGCCGCGCCTTCGTCTCCGCACTGCGTCCGGCGAGAAGCCCGATGATCACGTGGACGACGGCGTACGAGTCCTCCTCCGCGTCCCGGTACCCGACCAGAGTGCCCTCACTGGGCCGGAACAGCGACGTGCAGCTCTTCGATGTCGCCCCCGTCACCTCGACGGCCGCCCCGTGCAGGGCTTTCGCGAACCCCACGATGTCGAATCCGGCGTCCACCAGACCGTCGGTGTAGTCGATCGTGATCTGGGGCATGAGGGCACTCCTGTCGTCTACGGCACAGGGTTTGACACTAGCTCCCCACCCGGGTGAACACTGCCACGGTCCGTGCCGGAACCGTGAACGTGCCCGAACCCGCCGCGTAGGAGGAGGCCTTCACCACCGGATCGGCTCCGCGGGCCTGCACCGGATGCAGCCGGTAGTGCGTTCCGGCCACGGCGTCGAGCCGCTGCTCCTGCTTCTGCGGGGTCGCGTTGAACACCACGACCAGGTCACCGAGCCGCATGGTGATCACGCCCGGTGTCTCGTCCTTCCCGGACAGGGGGAAGGACAGCTGGTCCTGCACTCGCGCGGTCGTGCCCAGCGAGAACGCCCGCTCCGTCGTACGGATCTTCAGCAGGTCCTGGTAGGCGGCCGAGGCGCCGTTGATCTGCGCACAGCCGACCTTGACCGTGCCGAGCAGCGGCTTGGCGTACGTCCACTTGGACGCGTTGTCGGCCGCCATGGGCAGCCCGCGTCCGAAGCCGTTGCCGTCCGCGCAGTTCCAGTGGATCGCGTTGAACCAGTCCCCGCTGTCGTAGGAGTTGCGGTCCAGGGACTTCGAGCGCAGCAGGTCGGTGCCCGCCTGGGACAGGGACGGCCCCTGCGAGAGCGCTGCCGTGGCCATGGCCAGGACCTGCATCCGAGCCCGGTCGGACGCCGAGGTGTCCTTGGGCAGTTTGTAGGTCAGGGCGTCGAACAGCGACTCGTTGTCGTGCGCGTCCACGTAGGCGAGGGCGTCGCCCGGCGCGTCCGCGTAGCCGGCGGGCGAACCGTTGTAGTCGACCTCGGCTCCGGTGACCTCCCTACCGTCGTCGTCCGTGAAGCGGTACTTGGCGAGGTTGCCGGTCAGACCGATCTTGATCAGGTCCTGGTAGTGCAGTAGCCGCGCCTTCTGCTCCGCCCTGGTCCCGTTGGCCGTGGAGGAGTTGGGATCGGTGTACAGCCCGGACCCGAAGCCCTGGATGCCGGGGTCGGAGTCGAAGGGGCCGCCGCCGCGCACCGCGTCTCGGGCCCGGTCGGAGAAGGTGGCGATACCGGTCCCCGCCATGTTGGCCTGGGTGGCCTGGACGAACCGGGCGTCGTTCGCCACCTCGCCGAAGTTCCAGCCCTCGCCGTAGAGGATGATCTTCTTTCCGTCGACGCCGTCCTTCTTCAGGGTCAGCGCGTCCAGGGCCTTCCTGACCGCCAGGATGTTGGCCTTGGGATGGTGCCCCATGAGGTCGAAGCGGAACCCGTCGACCTTGTACTCCTTGGCCCAGGTGACGATGGAGTCCACGACGAGCTTGCCCATCATCGCGTTCTCGGGTGCCGTGTTGGCGCAGCAGGTGCTGTTGGCCACCGATCCGTCGGCCAGGAGCCGCTGGTAGTAGCCCGGCACGATCTTGTCGAGCACGCTGGTGTCCGCCTGGCCGCTGGCCGCGGTGTGGTTGTAGACGACGTCCATGACGACCCGGAGGCCGTCCTGGTTGAGCGCCTGGACCATCTTGCGGAACTGGACCGTACGGGCGGTGCCGTCCGGGTCGGTGGCGTAGGAGCCCTCGGGGACCGTGTAGTGGTACGGGTCGTAGCCCCAGTTGTACGCGTCCTTCGCGGCGGTCTTCGCCACGCACTCCTGCTGCTTGGCGGAGTCTGCGGGGTAGGAGGCCAGATCACAGTCGGGGCGCGCCTGGTCGGCCTTCTTCTCCGGGATCGAGGCGATGTCGAAGGCGGGCAGCAGGTGGACGTAGGAGGTGCCGGCCCTGGCCAGTGCCCGCAGGTGCCGGGAGCCGTCACTGTTCTTGTCGGTGAAGGCCAGATAGGTTCCCGGGTGCTTCGAGGTGGGGTCCCCGATGGAGAAGTCCCGGATGTGCAGCTCCTGGATCTGTGCGTCCTTCAGCGGTACGGCCTTCGGTTTGCGCAGCTTCGACCAGCCGCGCGGCGCGAGGGACCGGTCGTCCAGGTCGGCGACGATGCTGCGCTCGGAGTCTGCGGTGAGTGCGACCGAGTAGGGGTCGGTGACCTTGTTGGTGACCATCTTCCGGACGCTGGGCGCCCAGACCTTCACGACGTACCGGTACGGCTTGCCCTTCCAGGACCTCGGGCCCGTCACGGACCAGACGCCGGTGGTGCGGTTCCGGTGCATCCTGACCGTACGACCGTCCAGGTCGAGCCGCACGGACCGGGCCGTCGGCGCCCAGACGGACAGGGTCGGCCTCCCGTGGTGGAACACCGGACCGAGCGCGGCCTTGGTCGCCTTGGGGTAGAGGTCGTCCAGTACGCCCGCGATCTGGACACCGGTCGCGGCCAGGACGGCGCCGTTGGCAGCCCGCTGCGAGGCGACGAGCTGACCCCTGAGTGCCCGGCGCACCCGGTCCCGGTCGCGCGGGTCCACGGACCAGGCGGTGTAGTCCTTCAAGTGCGGGAACTTCGCCTTCTGGGCCTCGCTGAGCGTGGTCTTCGTCAGGCGCAGCCATCGCTCGTCGTCGCTGGTCAGCGTCCCGTCCTTGACGGTGATGGAGCCGTCGCGGGAGTACAGCAGCTGACTGGAGGCGGCACCGTCGATGCCGTTCCAGGCGAGGGTGTCCCGGTCGATCCAGATCGCCTTGGAGGTGGTCAGGTCCAGGGCGGCGGCACTGCCCGCCGGCTGCGGCAGCAGGTGTTTCTCCTGGCCGTTCAACAGCCATACCTCGTAGCCGTCGGCCTTGAGGTCCAGGGACTGGTCGGCGGGCAGGTCCTTCTCGTCGCCCTTGTGGACGATGTAGCTGAGGCTGGTGGCACCCTCGGTGAGCGGCACCTCGAAGACCGCGCCATAGGCATCAGTCTTCACCGGCTCCAGCGGATGCGACCAGTCGGTGGGGTTCGCGGCACCGGTCCAGACGTGCAGGCCCCAGCCGTCGTAGTTCCCGTCGGCCCGGTGGTAGTGGATGACCGCCTTGGTCTTGTCCGGGGCCGGGTAGTCGGGCCGCTGGGTCAGTACGTCGGCCTTGCCCTGCTCCACCCAGACCTCGCCCGTTCTGCTGACGTCGATGCTCCGGTCGGCCGAGACGTCCTTGTTGCCGTCCTTGTCGATGACCAAGAAGCCGACGTTGGAGGCACCGGGCTTGAGCTTGACGTAGGCGAAGGCGCCGTAGGCGTCCCGGCCGATGAAGGGGTGGCTGGCGGGCCAGTTGGTGGCCTCTCCGTCAGCGATGTCGCCCCAGGCGTACAGGCCCCAGTCACCGTAGTCACCGTCGGCGCGCTTGTAGTGGACGATCGCGTAGTCCCGGGAGGAGGCCGTGGGGACCGTGGGGGCGGGCGGCGTTCCGGTGGTGCTGCTCGCCGTCGCGCTCGCGGTGTGCCCGGCCGAGTCGACCACGACGGCCTTGTAGCGCAGGGCGGTCCCGGCGGGTACGTCCTTGCCGATGACTTGGGTGACCCGGTAGGGGGCGTGGTCGGCGGAGCCGAGCGTCCGCCACCTGCCGTTGCCGACCTGGGCGGCGAAGACGACCCGGTTGAGCTGCCCACCGCCGACGTCAGCGGTGAGGTCCACGGCGCCCGTCGCCCCGGCGTCCGGGGCCGTCAGGGTGACCGTGGGCTTGGCTGCGGGGGCGGCGAGGGTGCCGGCCGCCTTGTAGACGACTGCGGATTCGGCCGGGACGGAGACGGTGACCCTGCGGTCGCCGCCGGACTGCACGGAGCCGGTGGCGCCGTAGACGCCCCGGTAGGCCATGTCCGCGGAACCGGTGGCGAAGGTCGCCGTCTTCGATTCACCCGCGTTGTTGAAGGCGACGACGTACTCCTGGCCGGTCCGGGCGTCGGTGCGGGTAAAGGCGTAGACGCCCGCGCCGTCGGCCGCGTACCGCTCGGTCTGCACGCCGTCCGTCAGGGCCGGGTTCGCCCTGCGCAGCTTGGCGAGCGCCGCGATCTGCCGGTAGAGCGGTGCGCCCGGGTCGTAGGAGTCGCTGGCGTGGGTGCGGTCGGTGCCGATCTCGTCGTCGTCCAAGTAGTCGGCGACCTTGGAGGCGAACATGGTCTGACGGGCGTCCTTGTCACCGCCGGAACCGGTGAAGCCCTGCTCGTCCCCGTAGTAGACGACCGGGTTGCCTCGGCTGAGGAACATCAGCTCGTTGGCGAGCTCGTCCTTGCGCAGGATCTCGGCGTCGGTGGCCTTCGGGTTGTCCTGCTTGAGGAAGTAGCCGATGCGGCCCATGTCGTGGTTGCCGAGGAAAGTGACCTGCTCGTACGCGTTGGCCTTGCCGGTCGTGTACTTGTAGTCGTCACCGAAGACGCTCGCGAGCCGCTGGGCGCTGCCGCCCTGGGAGGCGTAGGCGCGGGCCGCGTCCTGGAAGGGGAAGTCCAGGGTGGCGTCGAGGCGGCCCTGGGTGACGTACGGGGAGGTGACGGAGGTGTCGGCGGAGTAGACCTCGCCGAACATGAAGAAGTTCTTCCGCCCGTGCGCCGCCGCGTACCTGTTCAGCGCGGTCGCCCACTGCGTCCAGAAGTCCATGTCGACGTGCTTGACGGTGTCGATCCGGAAGCCGTCGACGGCGAAGTCCCTCACCCACCGCTCGTAGATCTTCTCCATGCCGTGGACGACCTCGGGACGCTCGGTCCACAGATCGTCCAGCCCGGAGAAGTCGCCGTAGGTCGTGGACTCGCCCGCGTACGTCGAGTCGCCCCGGTTGTGGTACATCGTCGGGTCGTTGAGCCAGGCCGGAACCTTGCTCGCGCTCGTGACCTTCGGGGTGTAGGGGAAGGAGTCGGTGTCGACGGCCGGGAACTTCCTGCTGCCGTCGGCGTAGTCGGCGTCGTCGAAGGGCCGGCCGTCCTTGGTGAGGTACGGGAAGGCGCCCTTGGAGAGGTAGTCGGCCGACTTCTCGCGGTAGTTCACGACGTCGGCGGTGTGGTTGGTGATGACGTCGAAGAAGACCTTCATGCCCTTGGCGTGCGCCTTGGAGATGAGGGTCTTGAGGTCCTTGTTGGTGCCGAAGTGCGGGTCGACCTGGGTGAAGTCGGTGATCCAGTAACCGTGGTAGCCGGCCGAGGCATCTGCTCCGGTTCCCTGTACAGGGCGGTTCTTGAAGATCGGCGCCATCCAGATGGCGGTGGTGCCGAGTCCCTTGATGTAGTCGAGCTTCTTCGTCAGGCCCTTGAGGTCGCCGCCCTGGTAGAAGCCCTTGTCGGTGGGGTCGTAGCCGGTGCTGAGGCGGGAACCCGTCAGGCCGCCCCGGTCGTTGGACTTGTCCCCGTTGGCGAAACGATCCGGCATGACGAAGTAGAACTGCTCGCGGGTGTCGCCGTGCCGGGTGGGTTGGGCGGCCAGGGCCGCGTCCGACGGAGGTGGGGGCGGGGTGGCGGCGCGGGCCGCGACGGGCTGGACGAAGGCGGCGGCAAGCGCCGCGAGGGTGACGGCGGTTCGTCTGAGGTAGCGGGTGTGGCGCCTCCGGGGCGCCGGCCATCTCGGTATCACAGGCGGTGACTCCTTGCGATTACGGCTCTGTTGGGTCCGAGCCCAATGCCGTGGCACGGCCTAGCTGCCCGGCGCCCGCGCGACCGTATCGCTAACGAAAGGTTTACAGCAAGACACTTGAAACCGATAGCAAGAACTTTCACTCGGACTCTTGACGTGCCCTTCTCAGCAGCAGCACTCTCACCAGTTGTTGAAAGCCGAACCCCACTTTCGGAGCCGCACATGACCAGACACCGACCACCGGGTGTCCTCAACCGCACGGCAGGCGCCATAGCGGCAGGGGCGCTCACGCTCCTGGGCGTGACCGCCCTGCAGAGCACTCCCGCGCAGGCGGACACGACCGCGAAGGGCGACGTGATCGCCAACTTGTGGGAATGGAACTGGAACTCCATCGCCTCGGAGTGCACCCACGTGCTGGGCCCGGCCGGTTACGGCGCGGTCCAAGTCGCACCGCCGGAGGAGTCCCTCAAGCAGTCGAACTACTACTGGTGGGACGTCTACCAGCCGTACTCCTACGACCTGAACAGCCGCTTCGGAACGGAAGCGCAGTTCGCGAACATGATCTCGACCTGCCACACAGCGGGCGTCAAGGTGTATACGGACGCGGTGATCAACCACACGGCCGCGCAGACCGGCACGGGCTACCACGGCACGACGATCACCGACCCATACGAGACGCCGGACTGGACGCGCACCGACTACCACGACTCCACCGAGTGCCCGACCTCGGACCTGACCATCCAGGACTACTCCGACCTCACCCAGGTGCAGAACTGCGAGTTGCTGGGCCTGCCCGACCTCAAGACCGAGTCGGACACCGTGCGCACGGGCATCGCCGGCTACCTCAACAGTCAGCTCGCCCTCGGCGTCGACGGCTTCCGGGTGGACGCGGCCAAGCACATACCCGCGACCGACCTGGCAGCGATCGAGTCCAAGCTGACGAACACCACGTCGGGAACGGCGCCCTACGTCTTCCAGGAGGTGTACCCGGGATCGACCCCGCAGCCCAGCGACTACTACGGCACCGGTGACGTCCTGGACTTCACCTACGCCACCCGGATGAAGTCGGCGTTCCAGGGCAACGTCTCGGACCTGTCGGGGCTGTCCACGTCCGGCATCCTGCCGGCCGCCAACTCGGTCTCCTTCGTGACGAACCACGACACCGAGCGCAACGGTATGGACATGTCCTACAAGGACGGCGACGGCTACCGGCTCGCCAACCTCTTCGAACTGGCCTACAAGTGGGCGACGCCAACGGTGTTCGCCAGCTGGGAGTGGACCCAGAGCGACCAGGCCCCGCCGAACTCCTCCGGGTTCGTAACGGACACGGACTGTTCCAGCGGCGCCTGGTACTGCCTCGACCGCGACACCGCGGTGGTCGGCATGGTGGCCTGGCACAACGCGACCGACTCGGCGGCCGTCTCCGACTGGCAGACCAAGTCGTCGGACGTCATCGGCTTCGGGCGCAGCGGCAAGGGCTTCTTCGCGCTGAACAACGGTACGTCGCAGGCGACGTACACCTTCACGACCGGCATGGCGGACGGCACGTACAAGGACGTCGTCGACGGCGGCGCCAGCACGGTGACGGTGTCCGGCGGCAGCGCGACCCTCACCATCCCGGCGAAGAGCGCGATCGCCTTCTACGACTCCTCCTACACCTGCACTGCCGGCTGCGGGAACACGGGCGGCTCCGGGGACACGGTGAACGCAACGTTCAGCGAGTACGCGTCGACGACGTCCGGCACCGATGTCTACGTCGTCGGGTCCATCCCGTCCCTGGGCGACTGGGACACCTCCAAGGCGGTCAAACTGTCGTCTACCGGCTACCCGCTCTGGTCGGGCGAGGTGAGCGTGCCGGTGAACACCGCGTTCGCGTACAAGTTCCTCAAGAAGGACAGCGCCGGCAACGTGACCTGGGAGTCGAACGCGAACAGGTCCGCGACCACGTCCACTGCAGCCCTGTCCCTCAACAGCTCCTGGAACGTGGCGGATTCCGATGCCACCGATGTCACCTTCAACGAGTACGCGACCACGGACTGGGGGACCAACGTCTACGTCGTCGGCTCCATCCCCTCCCTCGGCTCCTGGAACACGGCCGATGCCATCCCGCTCTCCTCGGCGTCCTACCCGACGTGGAGCAAGCTGGTGATCACCCAGAAGAACACCGCGTTCGCGTACAAGTTCCTCAAGAAGGACAGCGCCGGCAA contains:
- a CDS encoding carbohydrate-binding module family 20 domain-containing protein, with the translated sequence MTRHRPPGVLNRTAGAIAAGALTLLGVTALQSTPAQADTTAKGDVIANLWEWNWNSIASECTHVLGPAGYGAVQVAPPEESLKQSNYYWWDVYQPYSYDLNSRFGTEAQFANMISTCHTAGVKVYTDAVINHTAAQTGTGYHGTTITDPYETPDWTRTDYHDSTECPTSDLTIQDYSDLTQVQNCELLGLPDLKTESDTVRTGIAGYLNSQLALGVDGFRVDAAKHIPATDLAAIESKLTNTTSGTAPYVFQEVYPGSTPQPSDYYGTGDVLDFTYATRMKSAFQGNVSDLSGLSTSGILPAANSVSFVTNHDTERNGMDMSYKDGDGYRLANLFELAYKWATPTVFASWEWTQSDQAPPNSSGFVTDTDCSSGAWYCLDRDTAVVGMVAWHNATDSAAVSDWQTKSSDVIGFGRSGKGFFALNNGTSQATYTFTTGMADGTYKDVVDGGASTVTVSGGSATLTIPAKSAIAFYDSSYTCTAGCGNTGGSGDTVNATFSEYASTTSGTDVYVVGSIPSLGDWDTSKAVKLSSTGYPLWSGEVSVPVNTAFAYKFLKKDSAGNVTWESNANRSATTSTAALSLNSSWNVADSDATDVTFNEYATTDWGTNVYVVGSIPSLGSWNTADAIPLSSASYPTWSKLVITQKNTAFAYKFLKKDSAGNVTWESGSNRSYTTGGSSGYTTNDTWK